One Bythopirellula goksoeyrii genomic window, GGACGAGATCAACCCCACGTTCTCTCAATGCGACGTAGCGATTGTGATCGGGGCGAACGACGTCGTGAATCCGGTGGCAAATACGGATCCTTCAAGCCCGATCGCTGGAATGCCGATTCTCAATGTAAGTGATGCACGCACGGTAGTGGTCGTCAAACGAAGTTTGAGTCCCGGTTTTGCTGGCATTCCCAATCCTCTCTTTGCAGCCGACAACTGCTTAATGCTCTTCGGCGATGCCAAGCAGGCGATGATGGACCTCGTGGCGGCCATGAAGGATAGTTGATCAACGGTTCGCTGAAATCGGTCCTGTGGCACCCGTTGCTAGTCCAGAGCATGTCGGCTAGAATCAACTATCAGATATTGATACACAGTCTCACTAGCAGATTTGCTACTATGTCTTCCGCCGAATTCCCAGAAGCAATGATTTCGCTCGCAATGCTGCGCCCCGGACAACAGGCGACAGTTTGTTCAGTAGTCGGCTCCATGGAACTAGTGCGACACCTCAACGAGCTAGGCGTCCATGAAGGTTCATTATTGGAGATGGTGCGTCCTGGTAGCACCTGCATTCTCCGGATCAATGGCACTAAATTGTGCGTTCGTGGCGATGAATTGTTGCGTGTGATAGTAACTCCGTTTTCTACGACAAGGCAGGCGGGATGACGACACTGGCGCAGCTTGGCCGCGGTCAGTCCGCCCAGGTGGTTCAGATCGCCCAAGGGGGTGAACTCGCGCAGCGTCTTCTGGAAATGGGTGTGACGCCGGGCGTCGCGATCCGATTTGTTGGGGCGGCTCCGCTTGGTGATCCCCTGGAGTTTGAGCTTCGCGGTTACCGACTCTGCATGCGTCGCACTGAAGCGGAGCAGATCGAAATCCGCTTGCCATAGTATGATCCCTGCATGTCTACAACTGTCACACGATCGACGCTCCGCATTGCCTTGGTGGGAAACCCCAATACAGGCAAGTCTACGCTCTTCAACGCCCTTGCTGGTATAAATCAGCGGGTGGGTAATTATCCTGGTGTGACGGTCGAGAAGAAAATCGGGCGATTCAAGAACGGTGCTCAGACGTTTGAGGTCATCGATCTCCCCGGTACCTATAGTCTTGCCCCACGTTCCCCCGACGAAATGGTAGCCGTCGATGTCCTGCTGGGACGTGGCAGTGACCAGGCGCCACCTGACATCGTGCTGTCCATCATTGACGCCGCCAACTTGCAGCGCAATCTCTACCTTGTGAGTCAGGTCCTCTCGTGCGAGCTTCCCACGGTGGTGGCTCTCAACATGGTCGACGTCGCTGCGGAACGCGGCATCGAAATGGACGTCGCGGCGCTGTCCGAGCGGCTTGGTGTGCCAGTGATCCCCATTCAAGCGAACCGCGGTCAAGGCCTCGACGAACTCAAGATGGCACTCATCGTGGCTGCCGAGCAGAGTGATCCGCCAGAACACGATCCCTTTCCGGCCGTATTTCGGCAGCACGCCGATCGACTGGCAGACCACCTCAATCAAGATCGAGCGGAGCCCTTGCCGCGATATCTGGTCAGCCGGCTTATCTTGGATGGCAATGGCTATCTCGAACATCACCTGCTTCCCCATGAAACCTCCGCTCAGCAGGAAGAGTTGGCCGCGATCCGCCAGTCGCTGGCCGCCGAGGGTCTTCCCGTGCCGGCGGTCGAAGCCATGTCTCGTTATGATTGGGTTGGCAAGATACTCGACGGCATTGTGCATGTCCCCGACGAGCGACAACTTACTATCAGCGACCGCATCGACCAGGTACTCACGAACAAGCTATGGGGCACGCTGGTCCTGCTGGCGGTGATGGCTCTCTTGTTTTCCTCGATATTCATGTTCGCCGAACCGGCTATGAATTGGGTCGACAACGGTGTGAG contains:
- a CDS encoding FeoA family protein; this encodes MSSAEFPEAMISLAMLRPGQQATVCSVVGSMELVRHLNELGVHEGSLLEMVRPGSTCILRINGTKLCVRGDELLRVIVTPFSTTRQAG
- a CDS encoding FeoA family protein, with the protein product MTTLAQLGRGQSAQVVQIAQGGELAQRLLEMGVTPGVAIRFVGAAPLGDPLEFELRGYRLCMRRTEAEQIEIRLP